In one Natronosalvus amylolyticus genomic region, the following are encoded:
- a CDS encoding MSCRAMM family adhesin SdrC gives MRFTRRDLLAVGVGLPATYGVAYHSAGVGATDGTVEGTYGAGGYGMSAYGTLPEGDTDEHDDTGGTGSDGDASDEDSSENGDEDSSESDDSNSGDSGGTGVYPPRDDDSDALEDDDSAGADRSDEDTDSEKVTDDSADASPVDDDGDSGSDESVADGNENADDIVDDDSSESSGDDSSEHSGNDSSEHGGNDSSTNSDDGSTPESDDSSNADATDNQSNDTDDNTATNVSADGSPGFGAGVTAVGVTGTALALERLRQNADTGDESDDSNDHCEP, from the coding sequence ATGCGGTTTACTCGACGAGATCTGTTGGCAGTCGGTGTCGGTCTCCCTGCGACGTACGGTGTGGCGTATCACTCGGCCGGTGTCGGTGCAACCGATGGCACTGTCGAAGGAACGTATGGAGCGGGTGGATACGGGATGAGTGCATACGGTACCCTGCCAGAGGGGGATACTGACGAGCACGATGATACCGGGGGTACCGGATCCGACGGCGATGCATCCGACGAGGACTCGAGTGAGAACGGTGACGAGGACTCGAGTGAGAGTGATGACAGCAACAGTGGCGACAGCGGTGGGACCGGCGTCTATCCACCTCGAGACGATGATAGCGATGCCCTCGAGGATGACGACTCGGCTGGTGCAGACCGATCGGATGAAGACACCGACTCGGAGAAGGTCACAGACGACAGTGCAGATGCATCCCCAGTCGATGATGATGGTGACTCAGGTTCCGATGAATCGGTTGCCGACGGTAACGAGAACGCAGACGATATCGTGGATGACGACTCGAGTGAATCCAGTGGGGACGACTCGAGTGAGCACAGTGGCAACGACTCGAGTGAGCACGGTGGAAACGACTCGAGTACGAACTCCGACGATGGCTCCACACCGGAATCGGACGACTCATCGAACGCGGATGCTACAGACAATCAGTCGAACGACACCGATGACAACACTGCAACGAACGTCTCAGCCGACGGCTCACCCGGGTTCGGGGCTGGAGTCACGGCCGTCGGCGTTACGGGAACGGCGCTCGCACTCGAGCGTCTTCGCCAGAACGCAGACACGGGCGATGAGAGTGACGACTCGAACGATCACTGCGAACCGTAG
- a CDS encoding carboxypeptidase regulatory-like domain-containing protein has translation MRETRTRVCAIALAVVLVLSVISVGAAAPALADDSPPEVPAAYYGEVTLNGEPAPVGTEIVALVDGEERGSVTVTEPGQFGGPSIDDDKLEVPGSSDDAGESVTFEVNGQELEADPAVEWESADLQEVTLTGDDIGFPFIAATIDEDESTLEVEPNETATVVAEIENTGDAPGESAVEFELDGSLEEAVELELADGETETVSFDVTLAEEGEYEALVRTVDDEATATVSVATADPEPVPAPPAPPAPPDEPDEPTDPPAIPVEPDPNADYSEERRAAFDPEVGASTVTFGDDSPVTSITFQSEETIDVLVQRYDVAAPPKGVRQVPGDGLTLQRISVSEGFEKTAGTIRLTISGDEFDDDVDTDALTAYRFDDVDGVWDPLESDVVEVGDDRIVLDVETPRFSYFAVAETAQPTAVIDVHPDTTFEEGETVTLSAENAEPGSGEIESYEWILDGTDVGDTETVEVGSDLEPGTYEVELTVTNDAGNSDTATETLTVEEDEPPVDDPPEDEAYETEIVVTDSDGEPIAGATVEIDGETYTTDEDGVVTVELADGEYTATITADGFEDMTQDITVDGEDVAVATELASVEEDDGTSWLTWLVVLLVIVALIAGAYYVYTDRSDESSRNQ, from the coding sequence ATGAGGGAGACACGCACTCGAGTGTGTGCCATCGCCCTCGCGGTGGTACTGGTGCTTTCGGTGATTTCTGTCGGTGCGGCAGCCCCGGCACTTGCTGATGACTCGCCACCTGAGGTGCCCGCAGCGTATTACGGCGAGGTCACGCTCAACGGCGAACCGGCACCCGTCGGGACCGAGATCGTCGCCCTCGTCGATGGCGAAGAACGCGGCTCGGTTACGGTTACCGAACCCGGGCAGTTTGGTGGGCCGAGTATCGACGACGACAAACTCGAAGTGCCCGGCTCCAGTGACGATGCGGGCGAGTCGGTGACCTTCGAAGTCAACGGTCAGGAACTCGAGGCCGATCCGGCCGTCGAGTGGGAATCGGCGGACCTTCAGGAGGTCACGCTCACCGGTGACGACATCGGCTTCCCGTTCATCGCGGCAACGATCGACGAAGACGAGTCGACACTCGAGGTCGAACCGAACGAAACCGCGACTGTCGTGGCCGAGATAGAAAACACCGGTGACGCGCCCGGCGAGAGCGCGGTCGAGTTCGAACTCGACGGCAGCCTCGAGGAAGCCGTCGAACTCGAGCTTGCTGACGGCGAGACTGAAACCGTCAGTTTCGACGTGACACTCGCCGAAGAAGGCGAGTACGAGGCACTCGTCCGGACGGTCGACGACGAGGCGACCGCAACGGTTTCGGTTGCAACAGCAGACCCCGAACCGGTACCAGCGCCGCCGGCACCGCCAGCGCCGCCGGATGAGCCGGACGAACCGACAGACCCACCAGCAATCCCGGTCGAGCCCGATCCGAACGCCGACTATAGCGAAGAACGCAGAGCAGCGTTCGATCCTGAGGTCGGTGCCTCGACGGTCACATTTGGCGACGACTCCCCGGTCACGTCAATCACGTTCCAGAGCGAGGAGACGATCGACGTGCTGGTCCAGCGATATGACGTCGCTGCTCCACCGAAAGGGGTCAGACAGGTGCCTGGTGATGGACTCACCCTCCAGCGAATCAGCGTCTCAGAAGGATTCGAGAAAACCGCCGGAACGATCCGTCTCACGATCTCGGGCGACGAATTCGACGATGACGTCGATACCGATGCGCTGACTGCGTACCGGTTCGACGACGTTGACGGTGTGTGGGACCCACTCGAGAGCGATGTCGTCGAAGTCGGCGATGACCGAATCGTTCTCGACGTCGAAACGCCGCGGTTCTCGTATTTCGCGGTTGCAGAAACTGCCCAGCCGACGGCAGTGATCGATGTCCACCCGGACACAACGTTCGAGGAAGGTGAAACGGTCACCCTCTCGGCGGAAAACGCAGAACCGGGAAGCGGTGAGATAGAATCGTACGAGTGGATACTCGACGGCACGGACGTCGGCGATACGGAGACTGTAGAAGTCGGCAGTGACCTCGAGCCGGGTACCTACGAGGTCGAACTCACGGTCACGAACGACGCTGGCAACAGCGACACCGCGACTGAAACGCTGACCGTCGAAGAAGATGAGCCACCCGTCGACGATCCACCGGAAGATGAAGCCTACGAGACCGAGATCGTCGTGACCGACAGTGACGGCGAGCCGATCGCCGGTGCTACCGTCGAGATCGACGGCGAGACGTACACCACCGACGAGGACGGTGTCGTCACCGTCGAACTCGCAGACGGCGAGTACACGGCGACGATCACCGCAGATGGGTTCGAGGACATGACCCAGGACATCACCGTCGATGGTGAAGACGTGGCGGTCGCGACTGAACTCGCCAGCGTCGAGGAAGATGATGGCACCTCGTGGCTCACCTGGCTCGTCGTCTTGCTGGTCATCGTGGCGCTCATCGCTGGCGCGTACTACGTCTACACCGATCGCAGCGACGAGTCGTCCAGAAATCAGTAA
- a CDS encoding DUF58 domain-containing protein, translated as MHLTGRSWTIVSLVAVLAVLAGVFAQPVLLAGGALVGAWWLGMQYRFTREVTHLTGSLTVSQWPERSGIRVGEQTPVTLTVRLEEPVSLSVSVDAGIPTAATGAQISVALASGERESERTESVTWPVAGRHGFDSATVTVSDDFFLERFPFGQCPTVTVEPVGPRRVHVGEGGDRFAIASGDHRSGGLGSGYEPAELREYQPTDSAARIDWKATARLATPHVRAFEAETHRRTLLVVDHRTPLTRGPSGETKLDYLREVALSLASSASTHSDPVGLLTIGDDGITERLEISTGPEQYTLVRRSLLELEATNDHAGIDTPQASTSGASAWHDQQVTPRTVRRARDHLETDVRRSAGTIDGVGDGDRFADRLLPFYRVRASAQPRIESNPLFRALRAELSREPGTTWTVVLTDDSNLAELHEAVTLARSNGNDVLLLLTPSPLFESDGLTGIERTYDRYRTFESHRRDLASMDRVSALEVGPSDRLSSILAAGTRREVAR; from the coding sequence ATGCATCTGACGGGCCGGTCGTGGACGATCGTTTCGCTCGTCGCAGTGCTCGCGGTTTTGGCGGGCGTCTTCGCACAGCCCGTGTTGCTGGCCGGGGGCGCGCTAGTCGGAGCCTGGTGGCTGGGAATGCAGTACCGATTCACCAGGGAGGTCACACACCTTACCGGGTCGCTCACCGTTTCCCAGTGGCCCGAGCGCTCGGGCATCCGGGTTGGTGAACAGACGCCAGTGACGCTGACTGTTCGTCTGGAAGAACCCGTCTCACTGTCGGTGAGCGTCGATGCAGGGATACCAACCGCGGCGACGGGAGCCCAGATATCGGTGGCTCTCGCGTCGGGCGAACGGGAGAGCGAGCGAACCGAATCGGTCACCTGGCCGGTCGCTGGCCGCCACGGGTTCGATTCCGCGACGGTGACAGTGTCGGATGACTTTTTCCTCGAGCGATTTCCGTTCGGACAGTGCCCCACAGTTACCGTCGAACCGGTGGGTCCGCGTCGGGTACACGTTGGCGAAGGTGGTGATCGATTCGCCATCGCCTCCGGCGACCACCGATCAGGCGGGCTCGGTTCCGGGTACGAACCGGCCGAACTGCGCGAGTACCAGCCTACCGATTCGGCCGCCAGAATCGACTGGAAAGCCACGGCCCGACTGGCGACCCCGCACGTTCGTGCGTTCGAAGCTGAGACACACCGACGCACCCTGCTCGTCGTAGACCACAGAACACCACTCACAAGGGGGCCGTCCGGCGAGACGAAACTCGACTACCTCCGCGAGGTTGCGCTGTCGCTGGCCTCGAGTGCCAGTACACATAGTGACCCGGTCGGGTTGCTCACGATCGGTGACGACGGCATCACCGAGCGACTCGAGATATCGACCGGACCGGAGCAGTACACACTCGTTCGCCGCTCGTTACTCGAACTCGAGGCGACGAACGACCACGCAGGCATCGATACCCCACAGGCCAGTACGTCGGGCGCCTCGGCGTGGCACGATCAGCAGGTCACCCCACGGACCGTCAGACGAGCACGTGATCACCTCGAGACGGACGTGAGAAGATCCGCTGGCACGATCGATGGGGTAGGTGACGGTGACCGGTTCGCCGATCGCCTGTTACCGTTCTATCGCGTTCGAGCATCCGCACAGCCACGAATCGAATCAAACCCCCTCTTTCGCGCCCTCCGAGCCGAACTCTCGAGAGAGCCGGGAACCACCTGGACGGTCGTGTTAACCGACGACTCGAACCTCGCCGAACTGCACGAAGCCGTCACGCTAGCCCGGTCGAACGGGAACGATGTCCTGCTCCTCCTCACACCCTCGCCACTGTTCGAATCGGACGGACTCACCGGAATCGAACGTACTTACGACCGCTACCGGACGTTCGAATCACACCGGCGAGACCTCGCCAGTATGGACCGAGTCTCCGCACTCGAGGTCGGCCCCAGTGATCGACTCTCGAGTATCCTCGCGGCGGGGACGCGTCGGGAGGTCGCTCGATGA
- a CDS encoding AAA family ATPase — protein sequence MTSTPPADDGRGTPQACYEAIKNEAERVLVGNETIIEHLTIALLTRGHVLLEGVPGVAKTTIATLFARTTGLEHRRIQMTPDILPADITGTTVYRQHVGEFDLQRGPIFANVVVADEINRATPKTQSALLEAMQERHVSIEGETLALPTPFLVVATQNPIEMEGVFELPEAQRDRFQFKLTVDIPPRSDERELLDRFDDNPELEADAVEQVIDTDDIFAARAAVSSVYVAPPVKEYIIDLVTASRTHSDVAHGGSPRATLAFLHAGKARAAIHGRSYVIPDDVKSLAEPTLVHRLVLSTDAELGNVSPASVVRDLLEMIEPPSGELDASTAVGDGGDDAG from the coding sequence ATGACGTCGACGCCACCGGCAGACGACGGGCGTGGGACGCCACAGGCCTGTTATGAAGCTATCAAGAACGAAGCCGAACGCGTCCTGGTCGGCAACGAGACGATTATCGAGCACCTCACGATTGCGTTGTTGACACGTGGGCACGTCCTGCTCGAGGGCGTTCCGGGTGTGGCCAAGACGACGATTGCGACGCTGTTCGCTCGCACAACTGGTCTCGAGCACCGGCGAATTCAGATGACGCCGGATATCCTGCCGGCCGACATCACCGGGACGACCGTGTATCGCCAGCACGTCGGCGAGTTCGACCTCCAGCGCGGCCCTATCTTCGCCAACGTCGTCGTCGCCGACGAGATCAACCGAGCGACGCCCAAAACTCAGAGTGCACTGCTCGAGGCGATGCAAGAACGCCACGTCTCGATAGAGGGTGAGACGCTGGCGCTTCCGACGCCGTTTCTCGTCGTCGCGACGCAAAACCCGATCGAGATGGAGGGGGTGTTCGAACTGCCCGAAGCCCAGCGTGACCGCTTCCAGTTCAAACTCACCGTCGATATCCCACCCCGATCGGACGAACGAGAACTGCTCGACCGATTCGACGACAATCCCGAACTCGAGGCCGACGCCGTCGAACAGGTCATCGATACCGACGACATCTTCGCTGCCCGAGCGGCTGTCTCGTCGGTGTACGTTGCGCCGCCGGTCAAAGAGTACATCATCGATCTCGTGACGGCCAGTCGAACGCATTCGGACGTTGCACACGGCGGGTCGCCGCGAGCGACGCTGGCGTTTCTCCACGCTGGCAAGGCGCGGGCAGCGATTCACGGTCGGTCGTACGTGATTCCGGACGACGTGAAATCGCTCGCTGAGCCGACGCTCGTCCATCGACTCGTGTTGAGTACCGACGCCGAACTGGGGAACGTCTCCCCGGCAAGCGTGGTCCGGGACCTGCTCGAGATGATCGAACCACCGTCTGGCGAACTCGATGCCAGCACGGCCGTGGGTGACGGGGGCGATGATGCCGGTTGA
- a CDS encoding DUF4350 domain-containing protein → MNLQTLLLERDRIHWPRVLLIALFVTLLLALGVYATTSATGFAPYNPSWDGTSEFRGQLEDDPDTDVELITDTTDYDTTDPNETVSFVIAPDEPYDETEAQRVRQFVDRGGTLVVLENFGSSGQELLFELDTEARLDGQLLYDERSHQQGQTMPVATNVTEHRTTDGVDQLSLNYASAVQPGNATVLVWTSEYAYLGDETTDIEDVDGLESYPVVTVEDRGAGEVVVVSDPSIVINAMIDEPDNAAFVRGLTTGNERVLLDVSNAGDLPPVMSVLLAVRGNPLLQVLLGLGAVGTLVALRHRDQTQWASIARALHRNRSPSLEDDHSIPRLTAEERVAYLRRRYPEWDEQRVQRVAKASHLDRSDGESNP, encoded by the coding sequence ATGAATCTACAAACCCTCCTCCTCGAGCGCGACCGAATCCACTGGCCTCGAGTCCTGTTGATCGCCCTTTTCGTCACCCTTCTCCTCGCACTGGGCGTGTACGCGACGACGTCCGCAACGGGGTTTGCCCCCTACAACCCGTCGTGGGACGGGACGAGCGAGTTCCGGGGCCAACTCGAGGACGACCCGGACACCGACGTCGAACTCATCACCGATACGACTGACTACGACACTACCGACCCGAACGAAACGGTATCGTTCGTCATCGCACCGGACGAACCGTACGACGAGACGGAGGCCCAGCGCGTAAGACAGTTCGTCGATCGAGGGGGGACGCTCGTGGTTCTCGAGAATTTCGGCTCGAGCGGTCAGGAACTACTCTTCGAGCTAGACACAGAGGCGCGTCTCGACGGCCAACTCCTGTACGACGAACGAAGCCACCAACAGGGGCAGACGATGCCCGTCGCGACGAACGTGACCGAGCACCGGACTACCGACGGCGTCGACCAGCTATCACTCAACTACGCGAGCGCTGTTCAACCCGGCAACGCCACGGTACTGGTTTGGACGAGCGAGTACGCGTACCTCGGTGACGAAACGACCGATATCGAGGACGTAGACGGCCTCGAGTCGTATCCGGTCGTGACGGTCGAAGACAGAGGTGCGGGGGAGGTCGTCGTCGTCAGCGATCCCAGCATCGTGATTAATGCCATGATCGACGAACCGGACAACGCTGCGTTCGTCCGTGGACTCACCACCGGGAACGAACGCGTCTTGCTCGACGTTTCGAACGCTGGTGATCTACCCCCAGTGATGAGCGTCTTGCTCGCCGTTCGTGGTAATCCACTATTGCAGGTTCTCCTCGGGCTGGGCGCCGTCGGCACGCTCGTGGCGCTGCGTCACCGAGATCAGACCCAGTGGGCGTCCATCGCTCGAGCGCTCCACCGGAACCGGTCGCCGTCACTCGAGGATGACCACTCGATTCCGCGACTCACGGCAGAGGAACGCGTTGCCTATCTCCGACGCCGGTATCCGGAGTGGGACGAGCAACGAGTCCAGCGCGTTGCCAAAGCGAGCCACCTCGACCGATCGGATGGTGAGTCGAACCCATGA
- a CDS encoding GAP family protein yields the protein MSFVDVLPLAIVMIAGPQIISSIFLSTSERWRANATAYVFGAALSISLVVAIAYLLGNSLGSDGGLLGASARQLLYVVVLALLVYAGVDTYRNRTVSEPPKWMGELTSAAPQFSFRLGFLLLGFFPTNVVTSITVGTYLAANGAPVTDAAGFVLLTLFLLALPSLGVVILGKRAETALPHIRDWMNDNSWIISEAVIVIFAVLTLRNLLG from the coding sequence ATGAGCTTCGTTGACGTTCTCCCGTTGGCTATCGTGATGATCGCGGGTCCACAGATCATCTCATCAATCTTCCTGTCCACGAGTGAACGGTGGCGCGCGAACGCTACGGCCTACGTCTTCGGTGCAGCTCTCTCTATCAGCCTCGTCGTCGCCATCGCGTACCTCCTGGGGAATAGTCTCGGGAGTGATGGCGGTCTGTTAGGTGCGAGTGCACGACAACTCCTTTACGTCGTCGTCCTCGCTCTCCTCGTCTACGCAGGGGTGGATACCTATCGAAACCGAACCGTCTCTGAGCCGCCGAAGTGGATGGGTGAGTTGACCAGCGCGGCGCCGCAGTTTTCGTTTCGACTCGGCTTTCTCTTGCTGGGCTTTTTCCCGACCAACGTCGTCACTTCGATCACCGTCGGAACCTACCTTGCGGCCAACGGTGCACCTGTTACGGACGCGGCGGGATTCGTTCTGCTCACACTCTTTCTGTTGGCGCTTCCGTCGCTTGGAGTGGTCATACTCGGCAAACGAGCCGAAACAGCACTCCCGCACATTCGCGATTGGATGAACGACAACTCGTGGATCATCTCCGAGGCGGTGATTGTCATCTTCGCCGTCCTGACGCTCCGGAATCTGCTCGGTTGA